A window from Scyliorhinus canicula chromosome 19, sScyCan1.1, whole genome shotgun sequence encodes these proteins:
- the LOC119954525 gene encoding gap junction delta-3 protein-like, with product MGEWSFLSELLESIKSHSPMLGRIWLLLMMIFRILVLATVGSDIFEDEQEEFACNTLQPGCKQVCYNKAFPISPFRFWVFHIVILSVPSLLFVVYAMHQSSKDEEQQVKVGILQRKEQALDGTPRIQKCYITHVILRLLTEIGLIVSQCLIYGFTIEARFLCTGFPCPHIVDCFVSRPMEKTVFLMFYFIVGVLSAIISFVELLHILHKLFYRRPLKSCEQQNRSNIDYERGRDPHSVQLIDSKDTKNHNTSRSDMESSHKTKSLGSSNSGRSSQSSAKKPPLNI from the coding sequence ATGGGAGAATGGAGTTTCTTGAGCgaattgctggaatcaatcaagaGCCACTCCCCGATGCTGGGTCGCATTTGGCTCCTCCTCATGATGATTTTCCGTATCCTTGTCCTGGCTACGGTGGGGAGTGACATCTTTGAGGATGAACAAGAGGAGTTTGCCTGCAACACGCTGCAACCTGGCTGCAAGCAGGTGTGCTACAACAAGGCCTTTCCCATTTCCCCCTTCAGGTTCTGGGTGTTCCACATAGTGATCCTGTCCGTGCCGTCCCTGCTGTTTGTGGTGTATGCCATGCACCAGTCCTCGAAGGACGAAGAGCAGCAAGTGAAAGTCGGCATCCTGCAAAGGAAAGAGCAGGCCCTCGATGGGACACCAAGGATACAGAAATGTTACATCACTCACGTGATTCTGCGCCTGCTGACGGAGATTGGCCTCATCGTTTCGCAGTGTTTAATATACGGCTTCACAATCGAAGCCCGCTTTCTGTGCACTGGCTTCCCGTGCCCTCACATCGTGGATTGTTTTGTCTCCCGGCCAATGGAGAAGACGGTGTTTTTAATGTTCTATTTTATAGTCGGCGTCCTCTCAGCGATCATTAGCTTTGTTGAGTTGCTGCACATTCTTCACAAACTGTTTTACAGGAGGCCGCTGAAATCCTGCGAACAGCAGAACCGCTCAAACATTGACTACGAGAGGGGTAGGGACCCCCACTCAGTCCAGCTAATAGACAGCAAAGATACAAAGAACCACAACACCAGCCGTTCTGACATGGAGTCTAGTCATAAGACCAAATCTTTAGGCAGCAGCAACAGTGGAAGGTCCTCGCAATCCAGTGCAAAGAAACCCCCTCTTAATATCTGA